One genomic segment of Pongo abelii isolate AG06213 chromosome 13, NHGRI_mPonAbe1-v2.0_pri, whole genome shotgun sequence includes these proteins:
- the NXNL2 gene encoding nucleoredoxin-like protein 2, translated as MVDILGGRHLVTCKGAAVEAEAALQNKVVALYFAAARCAPSRDFTPLLCDFYTALVAEARRPAPFEVVFVSADGSSQEMLDFMRELHGAWLALPFHDPYRHELRKRYNVTAIPKLVIVKQNGEVITNTGRKQIRERGLACFQDWVEVADIFQNFSV; from the exons ATGGTTGACATTCTGGGCGGGCGGCACCTGGTGACCTGTAAGGGCGCGGCggtggaggccgaggcggcgctGCAGAACAAGGTGGTGGCACTGTACTTCGCGGCGGCCCGGTGCGCGCCGAGCCGCGACTTCACGCCGCTGCTCTGCGACTTCTATACGGCGCTGGTGGCCGAGGCGCGGCGGCCCGCGCCCTTCGAAGTGGTCTTCGTGTCAGCCGACGGCAGCTCCCAGGAGATGCTGGACTTCATGCGCGAGCTGCATGGCGCCTGGCTGGCGCTGCCCTTCCACGATCCCTACCGGCA tgagctgaggaagAGGTACAACGTCACAGCCATCCCCAAGCTTGTGATTGTGAAACAAAATGGGGAGGTCATCACCAACACAGGGCGGAAGCAGATCCGGGAGCGGGGGTTGGCCTGCTTCCAGGACTGGGTGGAGGTGGCCGATATCTTCCAGAATTTCTCCGTTTGA